A genome region from Trachemys scripta elegans isolate TJP31775 chromosome 2, CAS_Tse_1.0, whole genome shotgun sequence includes the following:
- the LOC117873212 gene encoding transmembrane protein 14C-like, translating into MGLDWIGFGYAALVTSGGIIGYAKAGSVPSLAAGLLFGSLAGLGAYQLSQNPKNVWLSLIASGTLTGVMGMRFYNSGKVMPAGLIAGASLLMVGRLGLKMIEKPHNP; encoded by the exons ATGGGTTTGGACTGGATTGGTTTTGGCTATGCAGCATTGGTTACATCAGGTGGAATAATTGGCTATGCAAAAGCAG GTAGTGTCCCATCTCTAGCTGCTGGTCTTCTCTTCGGGAGCTTAGCTGGACTGGGTGCTTACCAGCTGTCTCAGAATCCAAAAAATGTGTGGCTTTCTCTGA TTGCATCTGGAACACTGACTGGAGTTATGGGAATGAGATTTTACAACTCTGGAAAAGTCATGCCTGCAGGTCTAATTGCTGGTGCCAG TCTGCTAATGGTTGGGAGACTTGGACTGAAGATGATTGAAAAGCCCCATAACCCATAA